In Marinobacter sp. M3C, the genomic stretch GCCATGTCTGATAAAAGGCCTTTATTTCCCGCGAAGTGGCTCTAAATCAGGAGTTGAAGGCATCAGGGAAGGTGTCTTTTCAAAACACGCTCAAGCACATCCATGTGACGCTTGGGCTCCGCCATCCATGGCTCCGCACAGTTTTGAAAAGACACCTTCCCTGACGCCAAGCGCAGAATTTTAGTGTGACCAGAAAACTATACCCTCACGTCATCGCATGAAATCCCGCAACCGCAACAATCACCACCGGCGCCCATAGTTGGGCGGCTAACCGCCACCCGCGTGGCGCCTTTTTCATCTCCATGAAGTGGTCCACCAGCAGCAAGGATTTCACGATCACCATCCCGAAAACCAGCCAGGCCAGAAACTCAGGGCTTATACCGGCTTTAAGCGCAATAACCGGTAAGGCCGTGCAAATCATCAATGCAAAATAAACCGCCAGCATTATTAGCCCTCTCTAAGCCAGTACGTAAAGCATCGGGAACAGTGCCAGCCATACCAGATCCACCATGTGCCAATAGGAGGCGCCAGATTCTATGCCGTTCATGTCGGAGCCATCGTAGTCTCCGGTGCCTATTTTTACGGCAAGCACCATCAAAACAATCTGCCCCAGTATCACGTGCATAAAGTGGAAGAAGGTCAGGAAGAAATAAAACATGAAGAAGGTATCTGTGCCGAGGTTATAGCCCTGGCTGTACAGATCCACGTATTCATAAAGTTTGCCAACGGTGTAAATGCAGGAGACCGCAACCGCAAGCCACAGGCGCCACTGCACGCCGGAGAGCTTGTCACGAAATTGGTGAACCGCCGTCGCGACCAGATAGCTGGAGCTGATCAGTGCGACGGTATTCAACAGCCCTATCCAGGGGTGAAGAAGCTCGCGGCCGGCGTGGAAGGTGGCGGGGTCGAGACTGCGGGCGACGGCAAAACCGATGAGCATGATTCCGAACACGGCCAGCTCGGCGAAAATAAACATCCATACGGCGATATCGCCGGGAAGCTGGTGTGGACCGGGCTCCGGCTCAAGAGTCAGGTCTGTCATATCACTGTGTCAGTTTCAGGTAGAGTTTTGGGAGCTGCAACGGCAGCTGTGCCGGGTCGCGAATCACCACATAATTATTGCTACCGAAAACGTAAGGTAAGTATTCGCTAGCCTCGTCATCAATGGTGACGCAAAACGGCGTCAGGCCAGCTTTGATGGCTTCCTGTACCGCCATACGGGTGTCTTCCACGCCGTAGCGGCCCTCATAGACATCCAGATCATTCGGTTTGCCATCGGTCAGCAGCAGCAGGATTTTTTGTTGTTCGCGGCGCGCCTCCAGCAGTTTGGTGGCCTGGCGAATGGCTGCGCCCATGCGGGTGTAAAAGCCCGGTTCCAACGCCTGAATCCGGCCCCGAATGGTGCTGGTATAGGCTTCATCAAAACCCTTCAGGTGATGAAATCGCACGTGGTCGCGCCGTCGCGATGAAAAGGCAAATAGGGCAAAGGGATCGCGGCTGGCCTGTAGGGCTTCGCTGAGCAATTGCAGGCCGTCCCGGGCAATGTCGATGACG encodes the following:
- a CDS encoding cytochrome C oxidase subunit IV family protein; translation: MLAVYFALMICTALPVIALKAGISPEFLAWLVFGMVIVKSLLLVDHFMEMKKAPRGWRLAAQLWAPVVIVAVAGFHAMT
- a CDS encoding cytochrome c oxidase subunit 3, whose translation is MTDLTLEPEPGPHQLPGDIAVWMFIFAELAVFGIMLIGFAVARSLDPATFHAGRELLHPWIGLLNTVALISSSYLVATAVHQFRDKLSGVQWRLWLAVAVSCIYTVGKLYEYVDLYSQGYNLGTDTFFMFYFFLTFFHFMHVILGQIVLMVLAVKIGTGDYDGSDMNGIESGASYWHMVDLVWLALFPMLYVLA